In the genome of Molothrus aeneus isolate 106 chromosome 5, BPBGC_Maene_1.0, whole genome shotgun sequence, one region contains:
- the GSG1 gene encoding LOW QUALITY PROTEIN: germ cell-specific gene 1 protein (The sequence of the model RefSeq protein was modified relative to this genomic sequence to represent the inferred CDS: inserted 2 bases in 1 codon) has translation MVEADQVHCPGFQXFLPCWMELLKGLPLRRTFLAVILNLLALTLSTTALLGSYWCTGTQKVPKPLCGKSKASQCVGVPMPSDADTSNVSSEDTVHYSWETGDDRFAFRYFHTGMWLSCEESMEGPEEKCRSFIELSPPAERGILWLSLGSEMLYISLLLISFILLMVEILHTGNPVCGMKLNAFAAVSSVLSGLLGMVAHMMYTQVFQATVNLGPEDWRPHTWDYGWAFYMAWASFTCCMASAVTTLNTYTKTILEFKRNHIKGYDGTLKDHPQHHQCFIQQISSYYEPKGKIFHSVSEGVDFYTDLQQKILQREPELDLDEVLGQTIGEDHC, from the exons ATGGTTGAAGCTGACCAGGTCCACTGCCCTGGCTTTCA CTTTCTTCCATGCTGG atggagctgctgaagggacTGCCATTGCGCCGTACTTTCCTGGCTGTCATCCTCAACCTGCTGGCTCTCACCCTCTCCACCACAGCCTTGCTGGGCAGCTACTGGTGCACTGGGACCCAGAAAGTACCCAAGCCTTTGTGTGGGAAGAGCAAAGCCTCCCAGTGTGTGGGTGTGCCCATGCCATCTGATGCAGACACGAGCAATGTTTCCTCTGAGGACACAGTGCACTACAGCTGGGAGACTGGGGATGACCGCTTTGCCTTCAGATACTTCCACACAGGGATGTGGCTTTCCTGTGAAGAGAGCATGGAGGGGCCAG AAGAGAAATGCCGCAGCTTTATTGAGCTTTCACCACCAGCAGAGAGAG GAATTCTGTGGCTGTCACTGGGATCAGAGATGCTGTACATCAGCTTGCTGCTCATCAGCTTCATCCTCCTGATGGTGGAAATTCTGCACACTGGCAATCCTGTCTGTGGGATGAAGCTCAATGCCTTTGCTGCTGTCTCCTCAGTGCTGTCAG GTCTCCTTGGGATGGTGGCACACATGATGTACACTCAAGTCTTCCAGGCAACAGTTAATCTGGGACCGGAGGACTGGAGGCCACACACATGGGACTATGGCTGGGCATTCTA CATGGCCTGGGCCTCCTTCACCTGCTGCATGGCCTCTGCTGTCACCACTCTCAATACCTACACCAAGACGATACTGGAGTTCAAAAGGAACCACATCAAGGGATACGATGGGACCCTCAAGGATCACCCTCAGCACCACCAGTGCTTCATACAGCAAATAAGCAGCTACTATGAGCCCAAAGGCAAGATCTTCCATTCAGTCTCTGAGGGAGTTGACTTCTACACTGATCTGCAGCAGAAAATACTCCAGAGGGAACCAGAGCTGGACCTGGATGAAGTCTTGGGCCAGACAATTGGGGAGGATCACTGTTAG